A single window of Nicotiana sylvestris chromosome 5, ASM39365v2, whole genome shotgun sequence DNA harbors:
- the LOC104216131 gene encoding uncharacterized protein — protein sequence MDEITSDLHASIVTTIDQSMEPFALIEPSSPSITPAATVTPLPVSQSLTNSKTLETTAPLSPSSDVPTSQILSGEQGQNPEVTKSSAIVATNSMVVEAPVEEEKNVVTVDAVADTTKASHAEPDPSPEDPGQGSHSQDNGVPAFDVVPLEIQAPEMRSSDEEDLDNVALDAFISSGGLQVKVAYDSALQRSKKSSKKKRRKLVKDGVPVSAEAIHVVEVEEETPDEPGSLVIQSSKKTKPTSIEKGSTSRSKMKEVVSEFSMSDEDVLVKSKGKGKVSGEKSEKRKSEFFEEPGSVKKMRSEVSLGSKHLRHQKVL from the exons ATGGATGAGATAACTTCCGATCTCCACGCCTCAATTGTAACTACCATTGATCAATCTATGGAACCTTTCGCTCTCATTGAGCCTTCCTCACCCTCTATTACTCCTGCTGCTACAGTCACACCTCTCCCAGTTTCCCAATCTCTTACTAATTCAAAAACCCTTGAAACTACTGCTCCGTTATCCCCATCGTCTGATGTTCCCACCAGTCAAATCctaagtggagaacaaggtcaaaatcCTGAGGTCACAAAGAGTTCTGCCATCGTTGCTACCAATTCCATGGTGGTGGAAGCACCGGTTGAGGAAGAGAAAAATGTTGTAACCGT GGATGCAGTAGCAGATACTACTAAGGCATCACATGCGGAACCTGATCCCTCTCCAGAGGATCCAGGTCAGGGCTCTCATTCCCAGGACAATGGTGTTCCTGCATTCGATGTTGTGCCCCTGGAAATTCAAGCACCTGAAATGAGATCCAGTGATGAAGAAGACCTAGATAATGTGGCTCTTGATGCATTCATAAGTAGCGGAGG GCTTCAAGTTAAAGTGGCCTACGATTCTGCCCTTCAAAGGAGCAAGAAGAgtagtaaaaagaaaagaagaaagttggTGAAAGATGGTGTACCTGTAAGTGCTGAGGCAATCCATGTAGTCGAGGTGGAAGAGGAAACcccagatgaacctggttcacttGTTATACAGTCTTCAAAAAAGACGAAGCCTACTTCAATAGAGAAAGGGTCAACATCTAGGTCTAAAATGAAAGAGGTGGTGAGTGAGTTTTCCATGTCTGATGAGGATGTCCTAGTCAAATCCAAGGGAAAAGGCAAAGTCAGTGGAGAGAAGTCCGAGAAACGCAAGTCTGAATTttttgaagaacctggttctgtgAAGAAAATGAGAAGTGAAGTCAGCCTTGGCTCTAAGCACTTGAGGCATCAAAAAGTTCTGTAG